One genomic window of Triplophysa rosa linkage group LG11, Trosa_1v2, whole genome shotgun sequence includes the following:
- the LOC130561492 gene encoding WD repeat-containing protein 27-like: MWDLRSARCVRRYESHVNRCHQCTATFSPCGRFIATGSEDHSAYIYDTRSSGFLHKLQRHSDTVLNVAFNPANPEGSFGFFSAGWKPSRNERCRFPSTSILSNDHGITVRRSTSLHTPHPSQRVLASVPLLQLDSTHHSYRPVTAIILLF, from the exons ATGTGGGACCTGCGTAGTGCAAG ATGTGTCCGTCGCTACGAGAGCCACGTGAACCGTTGTCATCAGTGCACCGCTACCTTCTCACCCTGCGGTCGCTTCATAGCTACTGGCTCAGAGGACCATTCT GCTTATATATATGATACACGCAGCAGCGGATTTCTTCATAAGCTCCAGAGACACTCCGATACAGTTCTAAATGTTGCGTTCAACCCTGCCAATCCAGAG GGTTCTTTtgggtttttttcagcagggtggaAACCGAGTAGAAATGAGAGATGCAGGTTCCCTAGTACCTCCATCCTCTCAAATGATCACGGGATCACGGTGAGACGCAGCACGAGTCTCCACACCCCTCACCCGTCCCAGCGTGTCCTCGCCTCGGTCCCACTTCTCCAGCTCGACTCAACACATCACTCATACAGGCCTGTTACAGCCATCATACTGCTATTTTAA